Below is a window of Yersinia kristensenii DNA.
AGTCATTGGCGTTGCGGCAAGGCAGCAAGCGAGCAAACCCCGATGAGCTTACTCCAGTAAGTGATTCGGGTGAGCAAGCGCTGCTAACACCGCAGCAGCGCCAAGGACGAAGAGGGATCAGTAACGCCGCTGCCACTCGGCATCACTCAGCACCTTAGCCGGGCGATTCATAAAGTGACGATAGAACGCATCGTAAGCCAAAACGTTTTTCACATAGCCGCGCGTTTCTGAGAACGGAATACTTTCGATAAATGCGACGGCATCTACCTGCCCGCTGCTATTCCCTAACCAGGTATTCACTCGCGATGGGCCGGCGTTATAGGCCGCACTGGATAAAATCCGATTGCGCCCGAATTGCTGATAGACCTCTTCCAGATAGCTGGTGCCAATCTCAATGTTCGTGACAGGGTCGAGCAACTGGCTGCTGTTCACATAACCGGGGATGTTATTCAGTTTGACCGTGTGCTCCGCAGTCCGCGGCATGACCTGCATAAGACCTGCCGCCCCGACGGGCGATTGCGCTTTCGGGTTCCAGGCACTTTCTTGACGGGCAATGGCCATGGCATAACTTGGGGTTATTCCCTTACCTTCCGTCGCCTGACGGAATTCTTTTGGCCAGGCCAGTGGGAAGCGCTCTTCCAGATGATCCCATAACTTGGCAACAATGGTCGCCTGAACACTCAAGTCGGCCCATTTCTGATCAAATGCATAGCGCGCCAGTGCTTCCTGCTCCGGTTTGCTGCGGCTGGCGACCAGATAGCTCCACTCATTGCGAGCCAAATTGTCCATATTCCAATACATTAACTCACGTACCCGAGCAATTTCAGGCCGCTGTGCCAGTGAAGCATCCGGCTTGGTGGCCACTTCAACATTAATCGGGTAGGGTACCCCCAGTTTTTGCGCGGCAACCATTGGATAGAAACCGCGCTCCTGCATCAGGCTGCGCAGAATGGCCTCGCCCTCGGCTTTCTTACCCTGCTCCAACAACAATGTGGCACGCCAGTAGCGCCACTCATCTTTATTTTGTGCCTCTGCCGGTAAGCGGGCTATCCAAGCGGCTAATCCTTGACGGTCGCCAGTACCCAGTGACATGCGGATGCGGCGCTCCAGCAGCGGGGTAGAATGGCTACGCAAAGTGACTTGATCTCGCCATTTGGCTTGCTCGTAATTCGCATCATTGCCCATCAGACGCCAAGCCACTGCTTCTTCCAGTTCCAGCTTCTCGCTGTCACTCATTTTTTGCAGCCGCGCCAGAGTTGGGATCATCGCGCGCGCATTTTCCACGTCCTGCCGCGCCAGCCGGGTAAAGGCAATGATAGTGGCTGAGCGGGTAAAGTCTGTCGGCCCAACGGTTCGAGCAAAGCTTTCGACACTGGCCGGGTCACTTTGCAGTTTCGCCAGTGCCGTGCCCATGGTCTGATAATCCGCTGGCAGTTGCTTGAGTAAGTAACTCACCAAACTGGCATTGCCTTCTTTCAGCGCCAGCTTCATACGCGCCAATGTTGACAATGGGGTTTGATGCCCGGCTTGTTGCCAGACACTGAATAATTTATCACAGCTACCCGGTAGCGTCTGGCCATTGAGCCAAATCTCGCTGGCACCATCCCAAGCGACTTGCTGCTCGCCAGTGGCCCATTTGGCATAGTAATAATTGCAACGGGCCGCCACCGGTTTGGGAGCTTGCGGGCTGAACGCCAATAACCCGCGCCAATCCTCACGACGCGCCAACTCGTTAACAAAACGGGATGATAGCGAACTTGCTGGCGGCAATGTGGGGTTCCGAGTCAGAAAATCGGTCACTTGCGTCGCACTCAATTGGCTTAAATCTTGCGTTAACTGGCGGTATTCCAGATACGGATACAGCGGATAATCACGCAATGTGGGCATCAGTTGCGCCACGGTATCCATCTGATTGCTGTCCCAAGCCAGTTTAACTTGCTGATAGCGTTGCCGTTGGGCATCAATAGAGTCGGCGAATGCCACTGCTGAAGTCGTCACCAGACACACGCCAATCGCCAGATATCGCCACTTGTCCATACTCACTGTTCCTCACTGGTTGTTGGCTACTGCATTCCACTTACCGCAACTTCTGATTAGCAGAGTCATAATTAGTTCCGGCAGCAGGACATACTAACTAAGAGTTTCACCTGATAGCCAGCGATTACACGCACGAATAGGCATCGAAAATTAATCTTTCTGGGTGATAGTTTAAACGACGGATGGCGTTCACGGGGCAAGAGAAGATAAGCAGCAGCAGAATTAACTGGGTAATACCTTAGTATTCACTAGGTTAGTCAACAATTACGACCCAATATTTCGACTTTATTATCTCAGATCAAGACGCTATTTTGATAAAAATCTACTATCCTTGCTTAATATAACTATGTTGCTGTAAATATATCATTCAAAATCATTTTTTTGTCTTTTAATAAAAATCAAATAATTAAGGAGCAGGATTTTTTATGGAAGAGTATTTGCTGCCCTGTACCGTCAAGCTCGACGGTAATGAGATGAAAAACAGATAGATTTCAGATTTTTAATTTTTAAGAAGGTTCTTTCAATGCAAAACTCATCAAACCCCAAACCCACTTCGCCGCCAGAAGGCCAGGCTTGGTATCAACTGACTGTGGAAGAATCTTTGCAGCAGCTAAATAGCCGCGAAGAAGGGTTAAGCCAACAAGAAGCAGAAGAACGCCTTAAACAATACGGCCCCAATGCACTCCCCGCCAAAAAAAGTAAGCATCCTCTACTGCAATTTCTCGCTCACTTTAATGATGTCCTGATTTATATTCTATTGGCTGCTGCGTTAGTCAAAGGTCTAATGGGCCACTCGGTCGATACCATTATTATTCTTTGTGTCGCCGTCATTAACGCATTGATTGGTTATGTTCAGGAAAATAAAGCCGAGAAGTCACTGAAAAGCATTCAAAATATGCTCTCCAGTAAAGCGGTAGTCATCCGTGATGGCAATGCAAAAACCATTGATGCACAGGATTTGGTACCGGGTGATATCGTCACATTGAAACCGGGGGATAAAATCCCGGCTGACTTACGGTTACTCGAAGCCCACAACCTCCAGATTGAAGAAGCTATCTTGACCGGTGAATCAACCGTGGTTGAGAAGCAAATTGGAGTGATTGAAAACGAATCAGTGATTGGCGACCGCAAAAACCTGTTGTTTTCGGGCACCACTATCAGTGCCGGTACAGCGAAAGGTGTCGTCATTGCCAGTGGCGGTGATACCGAACTGGGTCATATCAACCAAATGATGTCGACGGTTGAAGCCACCCGCACCCCACTGCTGCAACAAATGGACCGACTGGGCAAAGCAATTTTCATCCTGATTCTGGTGATGATGGCATTCTTGTTTGTCTTCGCCTTTATCCTGCGCGACTTGCCAGTGGATGAGTTGCTGCTGGCGCTGATAAGCCTGGCTGTGGCCTCGGTTCCTGAAGGGTTACCGGCCATTATTTCGATTATTCTGTCTTTGGGTGTGCAAGCAATGGCGCGCAACCGCGCGATTATTCGCAAGCTGCCAACGGTAGAAACCTTAGGTGCCATGACCGTCGTGTGTTCCGATAAAACCGGCACCCTGACGATGAACGAAATGACCGTCAAAGCAGTGATTCTGGCTGACAATTGCTATCGGGTCACTGGTGAAAGTTATGAGCCAGTGGGTAATATTTATCCGGAAGGCAGTGACCAGCAAGCCGTTCTTGCCGGGCCGTTAAAAACATTTATCACTGCGGTGAATTTATGTAATGACAGCCAGATTCAAAAAAATGACCAAGGCCATTGGATTATTGTGGGCGGCCCCACTGAAGGCGCACTGAAAGTCTTGGCGGCCAAATCAGGTATTGAGCTGGGCCAGGTGACTCAGCACGGTAAAATTCCTTTCGATTCTGCCTATAAATACATGGCCACCAGCCATCAGGTTGAGTCTGAAAGCTGTATCTTCCTGACCGGCGCACCCGATGTGCTGTTTACTTTCTGCCAGCAAGAACTGACGGATAAGGGCGTAATCCCTTTCCGCCGTGATTACTGGGATGCCGAGATGACGCGCTACACCAAGCAGGGCCTGCGCATGTTGGCGGCGGCTTATCGCCCAACTGAACAAACGGTCAGCGAGTTGGAACACAGTGATATCCAGCAAGGCATGGTGTTTGTCGGCATCGCCGGCATGATGGACCCACCTCGCCCTGAAGCTATCGACGCCATTGCCACCTGCCAACAGGCAGGGATTCGCGTGAAGATGATCACCGGCGACCATCAGGAAACCGCGATGGCGATTGGTGCTATGCTGGGCATCGGCAATGGAAAAGACTCCATTACCGGCGGCCAGCTGGAGCATATGGATGATAAAGAACTGGCGGAAGCCGCTGTTCGTTATGATATTTTTGCCCGTACCAGCCCTGAGCACAAACTGCGCCTGGTCAAAGCGTTACAAGAGAAAGGCGAAATTGTCGGAATGACCGGCGACGGCGTGAACGATGCACCGGCGCTGAAACAAGCCGATGTGGGCATCGCCATGGGCATCAAAGGCACCGAGGTAACAAAAGAAGCTGCCGATATGGTGCTATCGGATGATAACTTCGCCACTATTGCCCACGCAGTTGAAGAAGGCCGCCGGGTCTACGATAACCTGAAGAAAACCATTCTGTTTGTGTTGCCGACTAACCTGGCGCAAGGGCTGTTAATCATCTTCGCGATTCTGGTTGGTGCGGTTATTCCCCTGACGCCACTGCAAATCCTGTGGATAAACATGGCGACGTCCACCACGCTTTCATTCGGTTTGGCATTTGAACCGGCAGAAAGAGGCATTATGCGCCGCAACCCGCGTGACCCATCCAAACACGTGTTAGACGGTCATGCTATTTGGCGTATCGCATTCGTCGGTACCTTGATTGCGTGCAGTGCATTCGCCCTGGAAGCCTATATGGAACCACGCGGCTACAGCACTGAATTTATCCGCACCGTGTTGATGCAAACCTTGGTGACCGCGCAGTGGATTTACATGTTTAACTGCCGGGTGATGGACAGATTCCCGCTGAACAAAGAAGTGTTTGTTAACAAGGGGCTGTGGTTAGTTTCTGGTGTGCTGATTCTGTTGCAGTTAGCCATTATCTATCTGCCATTTATGAACACTGCTTTCGGTACCGAGCCATTACCGGCTTATTACTGGGGCATCACACTGCTGGTTTCTATCGCCATCTTCTTAATTGTAGAAGTCGAAAAATGGGTCATCGGGCGCTTCAAGCGCAACTCGAATCCTGTCTGATATCAATCAGTACTCCCTTCAAGCCCGGCGACTCAGCCGGGCTTTTTTTATGCTTCGCAAAGAGAATTTAAGATAAATCTCACATTGCCGATACCATGACTATTAATACGCCAATTAATTCTTATAATAGATTGGCGGCGATTAATTACACGATGCCGTGATTAACATGTGAGCCATGCCGCCAACGGGAAGCGCAAAAAATGAACACTGCACCTTGCGCAATTAACGGCATCAACCATGAAAAAGATCATTATCTGCCCAAGCTAGTGCCACCACGGCATATCTGGCGGCAGAGCTATGCCCTTACATTATTATTTCTCTTAATTTTATTCATATCAATGCCCTCAATGGCGGCAAATAACTTAAGTGGCGTAAATAACTTAAGCGAAGAACTTATTCATGAGCGTAGTGATGCTGCGACAAAGATGGTGCTGGGAATTATCAGTTATTCGCGCTGGCCAACCCCTCCGCCAGTGATTCGTTTGTGTGTCATTGCCCCAACAAACTATGCCGAAGAGCTTTTTAATCCGGCATTAATGCAAACCGCACATCCGATTAAAACACAGCGTTATTCACTGCCCGATGCTTCGCTGGCAAGCAACTGTGATGTGGCTTATCTGGGCAATATGGGGGAGCAACAGCGTCAGGAGCTGACGACCCAACTTTCGGGGTATCCGATTCTGACCATCAGCGAAAATTATGTTGAATGCACTCTGGGCAGTGCGTTTTGTCTGCTGCTGGAAGATAAACAAGCCTCTTTCAAAGTTAATATGGATGCATTAGCACGCACCGGGGTACGAGTTCACCCCAATGTGTTGCAACTTGCCCGTAAAAAGGCTGACGCATTATGAGTTCAATAAAAAATAAATCTGCTGGCCAGATAAAAAATAAAACTAATGCTCATAAACTCCCGACACTTGGCCGTGTTTTGGGCAGAGTACATTTAATTGTGGCATTGGTATCAGTAGCGACAGCCGGTATTTTTCTGACCTTAGCCGCCCTGTTTGCATTACGGGTTTATGCTGACCATAACCTGCACTTGATCGCCCGTTCAATCAGCTATACCACTGAAGCGGCTGTTGTTTTTGGTGATACTGATGCGGCGAGTGAAGCGCTGGCAATGATTGCCGCGAATGAAGAAGTGGCTGAGGCGAAAATCCTGGATGTGAATGGCCGAGTCGTCGCGCAATGGACACTGCCCAATGACGGCCCAATGCATCAGCTGGAGCAAAGTGTTGCCCGCTGGGCATTACCTGAACCCGTGGTTTTACCCATCGTTCACTCCGGTAACGAAATCGGCACAGTGGTCATTGTCGGCCACGGCGGCAGCCTGCTACGCTTTCTGCTGCAAGGATTAACCGGCCTGTTGGCGTGCTTGATCCTGAGCACGGCGGTGGCGTTATTTCTGTCTCGCCGTATGCTCCGTCGCATTACCGGCGCATTGAATCGGATTACTGAGGTTGCCCATAATGTCAGCCGCCACCGCAGTTTTGGCCAACGCGTTCCCTCTGCTCAAATCGCAGAATTGAATGAGTTGAGTCAGGATTTCAATGGGTTACTGGAAGAACTGGAAATTTGGCAAGAACACCTCACCAGGGAAAATGACTCTCTCGCCCATCGCGCTGCCCACGATAGCTTGACCGGGCTGGCAAACCGCGCCTTTTTTGAAGGCCGTTTGAACCGAATTATCAATGATTGCAAAACTAACCAACACGCTGCGGTTTTATTCCTCGATGGCGATCACTTTAAAGAAATCAATGATAACTATGGTCACGCTGCAGGCGATGTGGTGCTGACAAGCATTGCTGACCGCCTGCGCGCATTATTACGTGAAAGCGATTTAGTCGCTCGCTTGGGCGGCGATGAGTTCGCCATATTGTTGGCTCCCATTCATGACACTGATGATGTGCTCACCATTGCTAACAATATTATAAAAAGTATGACGCACCCCATAGTCCTGAGTGATGGGCAAGAAATAACCACCTCACTCAGTATTGGTGTTGCTATTTATCCTGACCATGCACAAACGCCGGATGAGTTATTACAACGGGCTGATGAAGCAATGTATCAGGCAAAGAAAGGTTTCCGGTTATATGAACAGAGCATCGTTTATCTGTCGGACTTTCTTTATTCAGAAAATAAGCATCCAGAAATTACTCACACAGAAAATTTAGGGTAGGTAACATGCTGAGTTTACAAAATAATCGTCAAAAAAATCCTCTTTGGTTTAGTTTTTTTGCACTTTGTTTGTTGGTATTAGTGGGCTGTCAGGCCAAGCCACACCAAGGGCTGACCCCAGAACAAATTGCGGCGTTACAAGAGCAAGGGTTTAAATTAACCGATAATGGCTGGGAGTTTGGGCTAGCCAATAAAGTGTTATTCGACAGTGACGTCAGGAAATTAAACGCATCGGGCGTGCAAACTGTCCAACACATTGGCCGCGCTTTACACAATGTCGGGATTAATCATATGCGGGTTGATGGGCATACCGATGCAATGGGTGAAGATGGCTATAACCAGAAACTCTCTTATGAGCGGGCTTCAGCGGTGGCAGACTCCTTGGCGGCGATCGGCATTCCACGGGCGAATATTGAAGTTCATGGCCGCGGAAAACTAGAGCCGGTAGCAGATAACCGCACATCCAAAGGCCGGGCAGAAAACCGCCGCGTAGCAATGATAGTCACCGCGCCTTAAACCGAGCTAACAGTAACCTCGCAGAGGTGAAGCCCATAGACGGGCCAAATAGCGAGCGCGGCTAACGAGAAAATCCCGAGGAGCTGACACTGGTCAGTGATTCGGGTGCGCGAGAGCAGCCAACACACCTGCGACTTGAAAGATGACGGGTATAGTAAAACGGGCTACACTCGCATTTTATAAAAACCAATATAGCGAGGCTCAAAACAACGTGGCTCAATACGTCTATTCTATGCATCGTGTCGGTAAAGTTGTTCCGCCGAAACGACATATTCTGAAAAACATCTCCCTGAGTTTCTTCCCTGGGGCAAAAATTGGTGTGCTGGGTCTTAACGGCTCCGGCAAATCCACCCTGCTGCGCATCATGGCTGGCATTGATACCGACATTGAAGGCGAAGCTCGCCCACAACCTGGCATCAAAATCGGTTACCTGCCACAGGAACCCAAACTGAATCTTGAACAAACGGTGCGTGAGTCGGTTGAAGAAGCCGTCGGCGAAGTTAAACGCGCGCTGACCCGCCTGGATGAAGTTTATGCACTCTATGCCGATCCTGATGCCGATTTCGATAAGTTAGCGAAAGAGCAAGGTGAACTGGAAGCAATTATTCAATCCCACGACGGTCATAATCTGGATAACCAGTTAGAACGTGCGGCTGATGCTCTGCGTCTGCCGCCTTGGGAGGCAAAAATTGCCAATCTGTCCGGTGGTGAGCGCCGCCGTGTCGCCATCTGCCGCCTGCTGCTGGAAAAACCAGACATGCTGCTGCTGGATGAACCCACCAACCACTTGGATGCTGAATCCGTGGCATGGCTGGAGCGCTTCCTGCATGATTATGAAGGCACTGTGGTCGCCATCACCCATGACCGTTACTTCCTCGATAACGTGGCGGGTTGGATTCTGGAACTCGACCGTGGTGAAGGTATTCCATGGGAAGGCAACTATTCCTCATGGCTGGAGCAAAAAGATGCCCGTCTGGCGTTGGAAGCCTCTTCTGAAGCCGCACGCCGTAAATCTATTGAGAAAGAGTTGGAATGGGTTCGCCAAAACCCTAAAGGCCGTCAGGCGAAAGGTAAAGCGCGTCTGGCTCGCTTTGAAGAACTTAACAGCGTTGAATACCAAAAACGTAACGAAACCAGCGAGTTGTTTATTCCGCCTGGCCCACGTTTAGGTGATAAAGTGTTGGAAGTTGAGCATCTGAGCAAGTCTTACGGCGACCGTGTGCTGATTGACGATTTGACCTTTGCGCTGCCAAAAGGCGCGATAGTCGGGATCATCGGGCCGAACGGTGCCGGTAAATCAACCCTGTTCCGCATGTTA
It encodes the following:
- a CDS encoding cation-transporting P-type ATPase, yielding MQNSSNPKPTSPPEGQAWYQLTVEESLQQLNSREEGLSQQEAEERLKQYGPNALPAKKSKHPLLQFLAHFNDVLIYILLAAALVKGLMGHSVDTIIILCVAVINALIGYVQENKAEKSLKSIQNMLSSKAVVIRDGNAKTIDAQDLVPGDIVTLKPGDKIPADLRLLEAHNLQIEEAILTGESTVVEKQIGVIENESVIGDRKNLLFSGTTISAGTAKGVVIASGGDTELGHINQMMSTVEATRTPLLQQMDRLGKAIFILILVMMAFLFVFAFILRDLPVDELLLALISLAVASVPEGLPAIISIILSLGVQAMARNRAIIRKLPTVETLGAMTVVCSDKTGTLTMNEMTVKAVILADNCYRVTGESYEPVGNIYPEGSDQQAVLAGPLKTFITAVNLCNDSQIQKNDQGHWIIVGGPTEGALKVLAAKSGIELGQVTQHGKIPFDSAYKYMATSHQVESESCIFLTGAPDVLFTFCQQELTDKGVIPFRRDYWDAEMTRYTKQGLRMLAAAYRPTEQTVSELEHSDIQQGMVFVGIAGMMDPPRPEAIDAIATCQQAGIRVKMITGDHQETAMAIGAMLGIGNGKDSITGGQLEHMDDKELAEAAVRYDIFARTSPEHKLRLVKALQEKGEIVGMTGDGVNDAPALKQADVGIAMGIKGTEVTKEAADMVLSDDNFATIAHAVEEGRRVYDNLKKTILFVLPTNLAQGLLIIFAILVGAVIPLTPLQILWINMATSTTLSFGLAFEPAERGIMRRNPRDPSKHVLDGHAIWRIAFVGTLIACSAFALEAYMEPRGYSTEFIRTVLMQTLVTAQWIYMFNCRVMDRFPLNKEVFVNKGLWLVSGVLILLQLAIIYLPFMNTAFGTEPLPAYYWGITLLVSIAIFLIVEVEKWVIGRFKRNSNPV
- a CDS encoding YfiR family protein, translating into MNTAPCAINGINHEKDHYLPKLVPPRHIWRQSYALTLLFLLILFISMPSMAANNLSGVNNLSEELIHERSDAATKMVLGIISYSRWPTPPPVIRLCVIAPTNYAEELFNPALMQTAHPIKTQRYSLPDASLASNCDVAYLGNMGEQQRQELTTQLSGYPILTISENYVECTLGSAFCLLLEDKQASFKVNMDALARTGVRVHPNVLQLARKKADAL
- a CDS encoding diguanylate cyclase domain-containing protein translates to MSSIKNKSAGQIKNKTNAHKLPTLGRVLGRVHLIVALVSVATAGIFLTLAALFALRVYADHNLHLIARSISYTTEAAVVFGDTDAASEALAMIAANEEVAEAKILDVNGRVVAQWTLPNDGPMHQLEQSVARWALPEPVVLPIVHSGNEIGTVVIVGHGGSLLRFLLQGLTGLLACLILSTAVALFLSRRMLRRITGALNRITEVAHNVSRHRSFGQRVPSAQIAELNELSQDFNGLLEELEIWQEHLTRENDSLAHRAAHDSLTGLANRAFFEGRLNRIINDCKTNQHAAVLFLDGDHFKEINDNYGHAAGDVVLTSIADRLRALLRESDLVARLGGDEFAILLAPIHDTDDVLTIANNIIKSMTHPIVLSDGQEITTSLSIGVAIYPDHAQTPDELLQRADEAMYQAKKGFRLYEQSIVYLSDFLYSENKHPEITHTENLG
- the sltY gene encoding murein transglycosylase, with the translated sequence MDKWRYLAIGVCLVTTSAVAFADSIDAQRQRYQQVKLAWDSNQMDTVAQLMPTLRDYPLYPYLEYRQLTQDLSQLSATQVTDFLTRNPTLPPASSLSSRFVNELARREDWRGLLAFSPQAPKPVAARCNYYYAKWATGEQQVAWDGASEIWLNGQTLPGSCDKLFSVWQQAGHQTPLSTLARMKLALKEGNASLVSYLLKQLPADYQTMGTALAKLQSDPASVESFARTVGPTDFTRSATIIAFTRLARQDVENARAMIPTLARLQKMSDSEKLELEEAVAWRLMGNDANYEQAKWRDQVTLRSHSTPLLERRIRMSLGTGDRQGLAAWIARLPAEAQNKDEWRYWRATLLLEQGKKAEGEAILRSLMQERGFYPMVAAQKLGVPYPINVEVATKPDASLAQRPEIARVRELMYWNMDNLARNEWSYLVASRSKPEQEALARYAFDQKWADLSVQATIVAKLWDHLEERFPLAWPKEFRQATEGKGITPSYAMAIARQESAWNPKAQSPVGAAGLMQVMPRTAEHTVKLNNIPGYVNSSQLLDPVTNIEIGTSYLEEVYQQFGRNRILSSAAYNAGPSRVNTWLGNSSGQVDAVAFIESIPFSETRGYVKNVLAYDAFYRHFMNRPAKVLSDAEWQRRY
- a CDS encoding OmpA family protein, yielding MLSLQNNRQKNPLWFSFFALCLLVLVGCQAKPHQGLTPEQIAALQEQGFKLTDNGWEFGLANKVLFDSDVRKLNASGVQTVQHIGRALHNVGINHMRVDGHTDAMGEDGYNQKLSYERASAVADSLAAIGIPRANIEVHGRGKLEPVADNRTSKGRAENRRVAMIVTAP
- the ettA gene encoding energy-dependent translational throttle protein EttA → MAQYVYSMHRVGKVVPPKRHILKNISLSFFPGAKIGVLGLNGSGKSTLLRIMAGIDTDIEGEARPQPGIKIGYLPQEPKLNLEQTVRESVEEAVGEVKRALTRLDEVYALYADPDADFDKLAKEQGELEAIIQSHDGHNLDNQLERAADALRLPPWEAKIANLSGGERRRVAICRLLLEKPDMLLLDEPTNHLDAESVAWLERFLHDYEGTVVAITHDRYFLDNVAGWILELDRGEGIPWEGNYSSWLEQKDARLALEASSEAARRKSIEKELEWVRQNPKGRQAKGKARLARFEELNSVEYQKRNETSELFIPPGPRLGDKVLEVEHLSKSYGDRVLIDDLTFALPKGAIVGIIGPNGAGKSTLFRMLSGQEQPDSGTISLGDTVQLASVDQFRDNMDGSKTVWEEVSGGQDIMKIGNFEIPSRAYVGRFNFKGIDQGKRVGELSGGERGRIHLAKLLQVGGNMLLLDEPTNDLDIETLRALENALLEFPGCAMVISHDRWFLDRIATHIIDYQDEGKVEFFEGNFTEYEEWKKRTLGAEALEPHRIKYKKMTK